One Ranitomeya imitator isolate aRanImi1 chromosome 4, aRanImi1.pri, whole genome shotgun sequence genomic window, tctggggtggctgggggcagatgtttttagccggggggggggggggggggagggcaataaccatggaccatcaccaggttattaatatctgccctcagtcactggctttactactctagcggaaaaaattgcgcgggagccaacgccaattttttctgcgatttaaccctttaatttaatagctagagcgcccaaattttgcacatacacactactaacattagtagtgtggaatatgcaaaaaaaaaaaaaagaaaaagagggacatgagatggtttagtgtatgtaaccatgtctcatatcatgtcaggtttgagaaggagataggaagagccggcaattgaattgccggcttttaagagatattatatatatatatatatatatatatatatatatatatatatatatatatatatatatatatatatatatatatatataatgtgtctcactgatacacagtatatatgtttttacgattatttgatccCATAGATCCATTGTGTGTCCGTATTGATTTTATGTCCGCCCAAAAACGTTTTTGTAATTTATGCATCATTTTGTGAAACGTTTGACTTTTTACTTTAAAAAAGGTAAAAGGCAAAAATAAAGACGATATTTagctttgcacaaaattcatgaaccaaGGGAACAGTTTTgaagaatttggagcaaaaaaTGGCAAATACCAGAAGACAAAAAATGGAAAAGggaattaaagggaatatgtcagcatgttttgccatTTAATCTGACAGTTGCATGATGTAGGGGCATAGACTCCGATTCCAGCAATCTGACACTTACTGGTCTGTTCAGTTTTGATAGGATCACTCTTTCCTCTGATGTAGATCTAGGCGTGCTATGAATGCTGAGCTGTACCTAACCTCGCTTGCCCACACCAAATTGGCAGCAAATTGCAAATCCGTGGTTGAGGCAGGGTTACAAAcattagctggactgcctggcactGAACATCTAGttttgcagtgataatctcctgctgataaaacactgattctaTTGAGACTACAGTAAGCTGCTGAGAAAGCGACATCCGTAGAATCAGGCTTTCTGCCCTGACATTATGTTGCCAtcagattaggctatgtgcacacgttgcagagttgactgtggaattttctttgcagattctgaatttcttcgcAGAAaaagcaggtcagaatctgcgcctttttttggtatgtgcacacgttgcagatttttgtgcagatttcttcctttttttacccctgcagatttctataaggctatgtgcacacgttgcggattagccttaggaatttctggtgcggactctgcctctcctggcagaaaatgcagctgcggatttgtcactttttttgggcggatctgcagtgtttttgtgcgtttttttttttttcggatttgctgcgttttttacccctgcggatttctataatggaatgggtacaaaaacgctgcagatccgcaaaaaagaggtgacatgctacttcttttaaacggcagcatttccgcagcggattttccgcaatgtgtgcacagcttttttttttctcattgatttacattgtactgtaaatcaattgcggatctgcagcgtttctgcaccgcaaaaaacgctgcggatccgcagagaatccggaatgtgtgcacatagcctaatggaatggatgcagaaacgcagcagatctgcaaaaagaattgacatggtcctttttttaatctgctgcgctttccatgcagatttttctgcaccattagcacagcatttttattttccccttgatttacattgtactgtaaatcacttgcagatctgcagcgtttccgcgcgcaaaaaaaaagctgcagatctgcaacgtgtgcacataccctagacaTGTAtacaaatacagtgggtacggaaagtattcagacttctataattttttttactatttgtttcattgcagccatttggtaaattaaaaaataaaaagttcattgttttctcaatgtacacgctgcaccctatcttgactggaaaaaaaacccaaaaatgtagacatttttgcaaatgtattaaaaaaaactgaaatatcacatggtcataagtattcagaccctttgctcagcattgagtataagcaccttttgagctagtacagccatgagtcttcttgggaatgatgtaacaagtttttcacacctggatttggggatcctctgccattcttccttgctgaacctctccagttctgtcaggttggatggtgaacgttggtggacagccattttcaggtctctccagagatgctcaattgggtttaggtcagggctctggctgggccagtcaagaatggtcacagagttgttctaaagctactcctttgttattttagctgtgtgcttagggtcattgtcttgttggaaggtgaaccttcggccaagtctgaggtccagagcactctagaagaggttttcatccaggatatctctgtacttagccgcattcatgtttccttcaatggcaactggtcgtcctgtccctgcagctgaaaaacacccccatagcatgatgctgccaccaccatgtttcactgttgggattgtattgagcaggttctgagcagtgcctggttttctccacacataccgcttacaattatcaccaaaaaggtctatcttcgtctcatcagaccagagaatcttatttctcatagtctgggagtccttcatgtgtttttctaGCAAACGctatgcgggttttcatatgtcttgcactgaagagaggcttcacTCAGACCACTCTgcaataaaggcccgactggtggaggctgcagtgatagatgacttcgtggaactttctcccatctcccttctgcatctctggagctcagtcacagtgatcttggggttcttctttatctcactcaccaaggctcttctcccacgaatgctcagtttggctggacggccatgtctaggaagacttctggtggtcccaaacttcttctatttaaggattctggaggccactgtgctcttaggaaccttgagtaccgcagaaattcttttgtaaccttggccagatctgtgccttgccacaattctgtctctgagctccttggaaagttcctttgacctcatgattctcatttggtctgacatgcactgtgaggtcttatatagacaggtgtgtgcctttccaaatcaagtcctatcagtttaattaaacacagctggcctccaatgaaggagtagcaccatctcaaggaggatcacaaggaaatggacagcatgtgacttaaatatcagtgtgagcaaagggtctgaatacttatgaccatgtgttatttcagttgtttttttaatatgcaaaaaattctacatttatgGGGTTTTTGTCAGTCAAGAtttggtgcagagtgcacattaatgtgaaaaaaataaacttttttgaatttaccaaatggctgcaatgaaacaaagagtgaaaaatttaaagaggtctgaatactttctgtacctactATATCTTTCTAGGGAAACCGTATAACTTTGCAACATACAGAATATGTTTTGTATCTAGAAAAAGTACATAACACTCACAATGAAGTAATTCAATTGCTTCATTATTTTCAGTAATATATATAGCTGCGAAAAGACATAGGGCCATCAAGGTGAACCCTTCTCCACTAGTTTatgggacttagggtaccgtcacacagtggcacttttgtcgctacgacggcacgattcgtgacgttccagcgatatccatacgatatcgctgtgtctgacacgcagcagcgatcagggatcctcgtacgtcgtagcagatcgtttggaactttctttcgtcgctggatctcccgctgtcatcgctggatcggtgtgtgtgacaccgatctagcgatgcgttcgcttgtaaccagggtaaacatcgggttactaagcgcaggaccgcgcttagtaacccgatgtttaccctggttaccagcctaaatgtaaaaaaaaaaaaaacactacatacttacattccggtgtccgtcaggtcccttgccttctgcttcccgcactcactgactgccggccgtaaagtgaaagcagagcacagcggtgacgtcaccgctgtgctgtgctttcactttacggccggcagtcagtgagtgcgggaagcagacggcaagggacagacaccggaatgtaagtatgtactgtttgtttttttttacgctggtaaccagggtaaacatcgggttactaagcgcggccctgcgcttagtaatccgatgtttaccctggttacccgggtacctcggcatcgttggtcgctggagagctgtctgtgtgacagctccccagcgaccacactacgacttaccaacgatcacggccaggtcgtatcgctggtcgtgatcgtaggtaaatcgtatagtgtgacggtaccctaactcattAGATGAGCAAACAACTTTACTTGCAGACCATTATCTAGGGGACATTTTCTCCAAGCTACCATGCCATCACACACTAGGCTAGCCTTCTATGTCACCTAGTACAACATTCCCTCTTCTGGGTTCTtatggattaaccccttcccggctAGGCAATCTTCTATTTCTGTGCTTTAGttttttttccaagagccataactttttttcatttttttccttcgacacagatgtatggggggggggggcttcttttttgcaggacTAGCTGAAATTCTGAAAggcatcattcattttaccattcaatgtaCTGTAGACCGGGTGAAACAAAAAATTCCAAGGGAAGTGAAATAGTGAAGGAAAAAAACTGCAATTCCTCTTTTGTTTTGGGGGTTTTCTTATATGGCAATTATTACATAGTAAAAATGACTTGTCAATATAGTTCTCCAGGTCAGTTTGTTTATAGCGAAACCAAaatgatatgattttttttttccttcatttaaTTCTGGGATTTTTTCCCCCATCAGCATCATATGGTCGCTTCACATGGGAGCAGACTGGTGCGTGGAATGGTACACCTCCAAAACCTTCCActgtaaatgcagctgtcagagactgacagaaGTATTGAAGgagttaaagaggtattcccatagcCAAAATACTATCTCACTAAGTAATAggtataataatattaacaaatagcTCCAATTAGAAATTTAGCATAGTTCtactgattcgctatgtcgcttaccccatgtgcaggacattgcagtagctttggtatccatggttatgaccactaacagctaTCTGTCACTACATGAgtgattgtaaccatggatacccaagtacTGTAATGCCCTGCACAAGGGAtatagagacatagcaaatcaggagaactgtactacatttctaattggagagaaGCACTAATATTATAATGATACCTACTATACttgggagatgggaatacctcttcaaCAGCACTGGGTCGAGCTCAGCTCCCGATCGGTGCTGTTAGATGTAGATGATGGCTGTAAAGCCAATCTCTGCCAGGAAAAATGCAAGCTCAGGAACAAAGACAGGGCTCCCTTATATGATGTAAGAGTACATCACATGTCGGGAAGGGATTTGCTAAATATAACTGATCTTCAAGCATAAGGGTGTCAATAGATGTAGCTACATGTAAAGTGAGCAACCAAGAGACAAATGAGTTCTTTAGGATCTGTGAACACCGTTGAAATATAAAATGATCATTTTTATATATGTTAGTGGATACCTTTTTAATTAATGAAATTGCATATGCAGAAAATAATACATAGTTTGCAACCATATGTACGGTAAGTTTTATATTAATAGAGTGTTCCTCCCAGTAAtgttataggttggatgtgaggtctgtgtgtatccAAGGTGCTGCTGCCTTTTCTCGGTGTTAGGACTCATTCACACGACTGTATTTTCGATCCACTGATATCCGTGAAAAAATACAGACCGCACTCGGTCCAATGTTATCCAATGGAGCAGTGCagatgtgtttttatttttatttttttatactaaaccattcaaaaaaaaaaataaaaataaaataaaataaaaaaaaaaatacaaaaaaaaagcatAATGTACTAATTTCTTCTGTAAACCAATGACATAATTCAAGCTAtgggtgcattaaaaaaaaaaaaaaaaaactggatgccATACGGACCCACAGTgtagcatctgatttttatggatacataatTCTGTAACATAGTAAACGGTAAATGATCCTGGAAGTGATTAATAGCTGCTgtagaaaaaacaaaaatggattGTATACAggaagcgaaaaaaaaaaaaaaaaaaaaaaacggcccacttttctggatgaaactctgatcaattttttttaaacacatgtgaCCCTACCCTTAGGGATGTTATCAGAGAGGTGGTTGAACATAGAAAGCAAATGAAGGGAGGAAGAGAGCTGAGAGCGCAGGAGTTCTGATGGATTTGTATCAGTTTTGCAAAAGCACTAAGGACCCAACAGACACTGCAGCAGCAAAAATGGTAGAAATGTTTAATGAAGACTGTTTAGCGAGTTGATTAATTTTACACTTACGAAGCAAAGAAACAAAAAATAATGTTGCGCAAAGGTGTATATAGCATTATTTCAATATATATTCTTTTCAGCTTTAATTTCCACAACTGATACATCACTGTAACATAAGCCTTACTAGAGACATTTACCTGCTAGACCTGGTCTCAGTGCCTGTGCTATCTTGAGGACTTCCTGCAGCTTTCTCTTCCTCTGACCGATACATGAACACAATGGATGGTTTCTCTCCAGGCTCTGTCCGACTTTCACTAAACCAATGGTGCCTTTGGACTGGTGGAGGCGGAAGCATGTGAATAACCGTACCATCGAGGCCTACTAGCTTTCCTTCTTCTCTGTCTTCACACCCTCCTTGTCCACTTCCATCCTTCTTCCTCCTGAAAAAACTTTTGAAAGATATCCAACGACGTGGctttccatctgctggccggcgtgGCTGTGTTGCGGTATCGGTTGGGGAGGGTCGGTTAGTTCCAACTGGTTTTCCACGAGTTGCAAAGTGTTTGTGTAACATAGTGGCATGGTAGGGTGAAGAAGTAGAACGTGGAGGTGGGAAAGGGGGAAGAGGTTCTGTGGTGGCAGATACAGTTGGGCTGTCATCGCTGGAAAGTGCAGGAGAATGCTTGTTTAAATTCACAGTTCCAAAGGTTTCACTTTGGGAGGAAAACAGAGTTTTCGGTCTCCCTAACGATCCAGTAAATTGCTCTGGATCAGAGTGAGTCTCTGGTGGACGATGATCATCACTACTGCCTGATTCAGGAGTCAAGGCTTCTGGTGGAGAACGAGGAGGCTGGATAGATGCCACAATCTGAGACAGGACACGGTTTGCACTTTCCCGTGTACAACCAACAGTTTCCTGGGGTActgtaccagcagactcctctcTCTTTTGTGCTTTAGCCGGAGTTTCTATTTCCTCATATGTGTGGCTTGCTACACTTCCAGTCTGACGTTTGTCCTTGTCTGGAGGTGGAAGAAAGGCACCACCAGAACCAACAAAACTTTTGTAAATAGCTAAATTATCATAAGCACTAGGATTTATGAGGATGGGAACTTTATCAGCACTTTTACAACTGTGGGCATAGTCCGGTTCATCGTGAATAATAATAGGAAAAGGTGGCATTCCTGCATTATTATAGCTGTTAAATTTAATTTCTGACAAGTTCGGAGAACGGACAGGAACAGTATGAGCACTCAAACCAGCAGTAGGTGAAGTTGGGGCAGACTTATAGCAGCTTCGTTTAGGAGCTTCCACATTTTCTGCTTTTTCAAGCTTTTGCCGGGGGCTTGTACTTGATGTCCAAACTTCCTGGTAACGTGTAGCGCTTGATTTTTTTACCTTTGCATTCAAACGAGATCGACATTCACCAGCCATAGCAGCAGAAACATCAACTACTGTATATGGCTTACAAACTGGTTGCTCCATGTTGACCACACGATATGGTTGAGCATGTGCCATATAACTATCTTGGTGTGTATCTTGTGTTGTTCTATCTGGCATAACTGCTGATTCTCTCTCGGTAACTAAATTTCCATTACAAAAGAGTCCTccagaggatgatgatgacgatgatgaggaagtagaggatgaagaggaggatggaGGACAAGATAAAGAATCAACCATTGATGTATCAGGGGAAGGGGAAACAATATTGCATTCACCTGGTCCACCCACTTCACAGCCATTAAGGATCTCATCATAACTATCATCATAGTCCACAGCACACACCCTTTGTAAGGACTTCTGACGTAATGGCACAGTATTCCATTTCTCTCGTTTCCCAAGTCTTCCTGGCACAGGAGAAAGACTGCCACTTTGAAGATTTGCAAACCTTGGTTGTCCCCTCATACGAATTTCCATTGCCAACAGTTCTTCATCACTTTCTTCCCAGCTCTCCCGTTCCCCTTGATCTTCATCATCTTCATCATCCCAGCTATCATCACCACTAGAAAACTCAGGATAGCAGAAGCGTCCACCATCCATTCCAATAACTGCACCCTGTTCTCCACTTAATGCTACTCTTCTAATACATTTTCTTGGCCCTCCTCCATCAAGACGACTTCCAGATAAGCAGCTAGCGGGTGGCTTTCTCTCTAAAGAGCGGCGATAACACTGATTGATCCTACATAGAAAAGTTTCTCGTGGTGTATCTCCTGAAAGAGGTGCTGATTCTACTGGACTTAAGCCTGCTATCTCCTTCAGCACTTCTGTGAGTCCACTGCTACTCACATGGTTGTTATTAATGACTGTttgttctgctcctgtgttgttatTTGCTCGATCATCATTAGATACAACATTCTGGGCTTGTGTTCGAGTGTTTTGTGTGGGTAGCGGTGACCTAGAATGACTCTGAATAGGATGACTTACTGCGCCATCTATAGCCATCATGGTAGGTTTCACAGCAATGGTAGGTTTTTTGGCTACAGGTGGTCTGAACCCAGTGGTTACACGTGGTCGCTGGTTGGAAATTACTTTGGCATGATTCGCTCGGTaaggaggtggtggtggaggaggaggtggtggttgACCAGTGATGCCTCTGCCAAGAGCTGATAACTGATGCTGACCTTTTGGTTGAAAACAGTTCTTGCACTCCCCTGGTTTCCAAACATGCTCTGTAAATGAGCCGCAACCCGACATGATTGCAGGTACTGTAGAGCATGGCACCAGGGCGAAAAGTGGAACGTCACTTAGAAATTCATGGGATTCACTAACGTAACAGGCAGCAAAATTACTTCATGTACCTGaagaagaaaaacaaacaaaagtaaGCAAAGTATGCAACATAAACAGGCTATTATTTTCTGTAAGAATATGTTTATGATGTAATAAAAAATTGACATTATTACTATTTACACCTCTATCAAAgctatatttgtattttaatgttCATTTCCCACATGCAAGGGAACCGGTAGGTGAATTAGGTTGGGCTCACACTGCATTTTCCCCCCTATATTTAGATGAGAAAGGTTCATTCATTAGACACAGGCCAAAAGAATTTCATGTACAggtatactgtatgtaatataactcagcattctggaaaaaaaaggtATGGAATAGCGCAACAAACTACAAAGAACAACAACAAAAATAGATCTATTAGCCTATGGGTGTTAGATGCCACTGTATGGCGTCCATCACAGGCATCTGTTTAACAGACACATCTATGGCTTTTAAGACAATTCCATTAAGAGGACGTCATTATGGCCTAAGGCTGATGGATGTCTAACAGTAGCATCCAttacccatagactataatggctcCAGTTAACAGATACGTAATGAAAGCCTCACAATGTGTCAGTCGGATCTCATATTAGTCTGTTGCCGATGGATGCCTCTGTTAAGCATCCATTGCAACCTCCATTTAATGTATATAATATAGCTGATCCTGGCTGGTTCGTTACATAGCAACTAGTAATGTAATGTGAGCATAACCCTAGCTTTCTTATTTCTGCTGCCTAGCCTTGTTACTACATCAAAACCACTGGATAAGATAAAATAATAAAATGGTAAGGATTTATTCTGCATGGCACTAGTATACCTTTTACAGTTCTCCTAAGTATCTGAAAAGCTCAGTAGGTTTCATACACCACCAGAACAATTGCTCCACGGTACCCATCATCGTCATATTTATAAGAAAAGCACATCACACAATGACAAATAAACCTACTAACACAAAGCTGCATTAACAATAATCCACTAAAGCTATGTAATAAAGACACTGCCTCCATCATACACTGTTAAGTGACTGTACCCTGTACATTGGTTGTGCCAAACTCCCACTCAAAGGAAGCTCTGCCAACCTAACTGTTTCATAGAAAACGTATATATAGATGAGCGCATCGCCAGACTCCCCCTCAGTAGCTGTCAAATAAATGGAGATCCAATATTTGTAATAAGACGAAAATGTTATCCTCAGCCAACTCATCTTCTAACGACTATGGTCCTGCAGTCCTTGTTCCCAACATCCTCAGATACATAAAGTGCCTGGCTGTTGTATTTGTCCAAGCACGATACGTGACCCATGAACATCTCACAGTCTGCCTACAAGCCTTCCTTCTCAAGGTTGGAACAATGTTCTTAAGTTCTTTTCAAAACTAATTTTTTCAAAAGTTATTCAAACAGTTTTCTTCTCTGACCTTCTGCATATACAACTATTTTCGTCCTGACCCTACCCAGCTCTTCTGCTCTTCAcattccaggaacatctccagaagccTTCAACTAGGATACTCAAGAGTTTGTGTTTCCATCCTGGCAGAAGTTCCCAATAATCCACTGACCCTTCAGCATTTCCAGGCTGTGCTGCATCAGCTGTTCTCCAATACTGGTTTCCGTTTGGTAAGGAAGGAAGACATTAAGAGTCGGATACTGGGAATGACCATCCCTCCTTCTCCAACACCACCTCAATGTCCTGCCTCTGAATCACACATGGGTGTGAGGGGATAACTCTCCTGTCAGAGCTCTGCAGACCATTGCTCTTTTAACCCTTCCAGGAAACACGACTCTTGACAGGACTCCTATGGCAAGCAGGGAATGTAGAAACCTATACACATATGTATATCTACGCGTGTCGCTATCACCTAACAGTACAAGCACAAGTCACCATATATCCAGCACGTAGCCACCTGGCACATAGGTAATATACAAGGCCATATACACATATCCTACATGTGCCAGAAAGTTGGACCCTAGTTCCTCCATGTCTCTACAGCAAGGAGCTCCAAGGTTGACAGAGGCCAGCATGTGCATGTGACAGTACGTGGGCGCTATAGAAATGTGACAGCAGACCACAGACCACGTACATATATGTGCATTTAGGTCCAGCTTCCCTGCCTAGCGGGCCTGGGAAGAGTTAGAGGAATGCTCGGTATGTCTGGGGGGGTCAGTCTGGGAGCAGGGAAAGTATGTGCTATTTACAGGACAATATGGGGGAGGAGGCTCACCACCCACTCCAAAGCCCCTCAGAGCATCAATGTACAAAAACCTACCCTAACCAGACAAAGCGGGCATCTCTTCTTTAACCATGTGACTGCCAGTTATGGTCATGCTGTGAGAAGAAACAATTCTTGGAAGAGATGAAAATCACATATGTGAATGGCACTGATCCTGCTGCAGCCCTACGGCCCACCGATGCAGAAGAGCAGGTTCCCATTCTGTAGGGACTGGTCCCACACCGCAAGCACGCTGGGCACAGATATAAATAGGATAAAGGATCACATGCGGTAAAAATGCAGACGAGTACACACAGCGTGCCTATAACATGTCAATCCCACAGATGCATATCAAGCCAAAGCAATCCAAGCACTCACCA contains:
- the PEAK1 gene encoding inactive tyrosine-protein kinase PEAK1, which codes for MSGCGSFTEHVWKPGECKNCFQPKGQHQLSALGRGITGQPPPPPPPPPPYRANHAKVISNQRPRVTTGFRPPVAKKPTIAVKPTMMAIDGAVSHPIQSHSRSPLPTQNTRTQAQNVVSNDDRANNNTGAEQTVINNNHVSSSGLTEVLKEIAGLSPVESAPLSGDTPRETFLCRINQCYRRSLERKPPASCLSGSRLDGGGPRKCIRRVALSGEQGAVIGMDGGRFCYPEFSSGDDSWDDEDDEDQGERESWEESDEELLAMEIRMRGQPRFANLQSGSLSPVPGRLGKREKWNTVPLRQKSLQRVCAVDYDDSYDEILNGCEVGGPGECNIVSPSPDTSMVDSLSCPPSSSSSSTSSSSSSSSSGGLFCNGNLVTERESAVMPDRTTQDTHQDSYMAHAQPYRVVNMEQPVCKPYTVVDVSAAMAGECRSRLNAKVKKSSATRYQEVWTSSTSPRQKLEKAENVEAPKRSCYKSAPTSPTAGLSAHTVPVRSPNLSEIKFNSYNNAGMPPFPIIIHDEPDYAHSCKSADKVPILINPSAYDNLAIYKSFVGSGGAFLPPPDKDKRQTGSVASHTYEEIETPAKAQKREESAGTVPQETVGCTRESANRVLSQIVASIQPPRSPPEALTPESGSSDDHRPPETHSDPEQFTGSLGRPKTLFSSQSETFGTVNLNKHSPALSSDDSPTVSATTEPLPPFPPPRSTSSPYHATMLHKHFATRGKPVGTNRPSPTDTATQPRRPADGKPRRWISFKSFFRRKKDGSGQGGCEDREEGKLVGLDGTVIHMLPPPPVQRHHWFSESRTEPGEKPSIVFMYRSEEEKAAGSPQDSTGTETRSSSTPDNMPIQDSTSLGPAVPEEQNLADSSPPPAVAEVQIREDHAPVSGAASDCSSDCSPGGATYSNLGQSRANMIPYKQPRQTHGGSPPNEPEPHPTPPPLPKKNQAPRQSTPDKALGTSLSLANPTYDTDRSWETGGTESGDSMERPKVSGGKIAELQVEALRRFYARCEDLFMAGQREPISFGLESWPDFRLTSPTPCCQAGDAVYYRASYARDPGNLYAVKICRSKSKQAQREYYHCLAIRQGLTEQFNIQQDCGQFLAEVPARLLPWEDPTVSEEEEEEEDQGESVEVSKRVKETSNKNQKQSSPNNQGSLGKRRSRVVVITREPPRQTLADFVREGEIRHRREPELYERQVCLLLLQLCGALEHLKAQGITHCDLRLDNLLLASCRPGESGCSCCHMSAAEQPNENAKETGPSEQRVFPTCAGRLLLTNFSQAKLKSQTVWRPQGLGDPSRMAPEIVGATQYRRSDEFQTGILIYEMLHLPNPFLDGGLKEREYGPCDLPAVPRRSPYSRGLGRLAGCLLQHSPSDRLQVGQAKSALRCLIWGPREEVLQGSGTLYNWLEVKRTLLLIRLAERALEKEGGVTLEDWLCCQYLAFGTAQGLAQTLRLLEQN